In one window of Nakamurella alba DNA:
- a CDS encoding ABC-F family ATP-binding cassette domain-containing protein produces MANLVNLEAVSVNRGVRTVLDGISLGVQTGDRIGVLGLNGSGKTTLLSVLAGLVPPDSGRVAVSRGTTMEVVTQGGELPPGDTVREVVLARFGDGDHGWASDSAVRGILDGLGLSAIGLDSPVDRLSGGERRRVALAAVLVTPDSPTDILVLDEPTNHLDIEGVAWLAEHLLSRRSALITVTHDRWFLDAVATTTWEVVDGTVYIREGGYSDWVFARAERLRLDRAAEDRRKNLARKELAWLRRGAPARTSKPRYRIDAAEALIADVPEPRNVVELHTFARRRLGKDVLDVEDATATVPTPDGDRVLLDDVTWRIGPGDRIGLVGVNGSGKSTLLRVLVGERPLESGVRKVGSTVRIGYLSQAVAELPADLRLIEAVSEIAGTVNLGGKDLTAGQLAERFGFTNAQQWTRVGELSGGERRRLQLLRILMAEPNVLVLDEPTNDLDTDTLSALEDLLDSWPGTLLVVSHDRYLVERVTDDVVALFGDGRITGLPGGIDEYLRRRREGAAATARPAAGRPGLPGPAAPAAPTALDPGEARQLRKDLQRLEKKMESLQRKESDLHRRLADVGADFAAAAAMDAELRSVLGEREDVELEWLGVAEKLEQG; encoded by the coding sequence ATGGCGAATCTGGTGAACCTGGAAGCGGTCTCGGTGAACCGCGGGGTGCGGACCGTGCTGGACGGGATCTCGCTCGGCGTACAGACCGGTGACCGGATCGGGGTGCTCGGCCTCAACGGCTCCGGCAAGACCACCCTGCTGTCGGTGCTGGCCGGCCTGGTCCCGCCGGACTCCGGCCGGGTCGCCGTGTCCCGCGGCACCACCATGGAGGTCGTCACCCAGGGCGGCGAGCTGCCGCCCGGGGACACGGTCCGCGAGGTGGTGCTGGCCCGGTTCGGCGACGGGGACCACGGCTGGGCCTCGGACTCCGCCGTGCGCGGCATCCTGGACGGCCTCGGCCTGTCCGCGATCGGGCTGGACTCACCGGTGGACCGGCTCTCCGGCGGTGAGCGCCGGCGGGTCGCCCTGGCCGCGGTGCTGGTCACCCCGGACAGCCCGACCGACATCCTGGTGCTCGACGAGCCGACCAACCACCTGGACATCGAGGGTGTCGCGTGGCTGGCGGAGCACCTGCTCTCCCGGCGCAGCGCGCTGATCACCGTCACCCACGATCGCTGGTTCCTGGACGCGGTGGCCACCACCACCTGGGAGGTCGTCGACGGCACGGTGTACATCCGCGAAGGCGGCTACTCGGACTGGGTGTTCGCCCGCGCCGAGCGGCTCCGGCTGGACCGGGCCGCGGAGGACCGCCGGAAGAACCTGGCGCGCAAGGAACTGGCCTGGCTCCGCCGCGGCGCGCCGGCCCGGACGTCCAAGCCGCGCTACCGGATCGACGCGGCCGAGGCGCTGATCGCCGACGTCCCGGAACCGCGGAACGTGGTGGAGCTGCACACCTTCGCCCGCCGTCGCCTCGGCAAAGACGTGCTGGACGTCGAGGACGCGACGGCCACCGTGCCCACCCCCGACGGCGACCGGGTGCTGCTGGACGACGTCACCTGGCGGATCGGGCCCGGTGACCGGATCGGCCTGGTCGGCGTGAACGGCTCCGGGAAGTCCACCTTGCTGCGGGTGCTGGTCGGGGAGCGCCCGCTGGAGTCCGGCGTGCGCAAGGTCGGCTCGACCGTGCGCATCGGGTACCTGTCCCAGGCGGTGGCCGAGCTGCCGGCGGACCTCCGGCTGATCGAGGCGGTCTCGGAGATCGCCGGCACCGTGAACCTCGGCGGCAAGGACCTGACCGCCGGTCAGCTGGCCGAGCGGTTCGGCTTCACCAACGCCCAGCAGTGGACCCGGGTGGGGGAGCTGTCCGGCGGTGAGCGACGCCGGCTGCAGCTGTTGCGGATCCTGATGGCCGAGCCCAACGTGCTGGTCCTCGACGAGCCGACCAACGACCTGGACACCGACACGCTCTCCGCCCTGGAGGACCTGCTCGACTCCTGGCCGGGCACCCTGCTGGTGGTCAGCCACGACCGGTACCTGGTCGAGCGGGTCACCGACGACGTGGTCGCGCTGTTCGGGGACGGCCGGATCACCGGCCTGCCCGGCGGGATCGACGAGTACCTGCGGCGTCGGCGGGAAGGTGCCGCTGCGACGGCCCGCCCTGCGGCAGGCCGTCCGGGCCTGCCGGGTCCGGCAGCGCCGGCAGCGCCGACCGCCCTGGACCCGGGTGAGGCGCGGCAGCTGCGCAAGGACCTGCAGCGGCTGGAGAAGAAGATGGAGTCGTTGCAGCGCAAGGAGTCCGATCTGCACAGGCGACTGGCCGACGTGGGCGCCGACTTCGCCGCGGCGGCGGCGATGGACGCCGAGCTGCGGTCGGTGCTGGGCGAGCGGGAGGACGTCGAGCTGGAATGGCTGGGCGTGGCGGAGAAGCTGGAACAAGGCTGA
- a CDS encoding 4-(cytidine 5'-diphospho)-2-C-methyl-D-erythritol kinase, which produces MSRSTQEVRVRVPAKINLLLAVGDLRPDGYHDLVTVFHAVDLFDELVVRLADRHSVRTVSPGSKAVAGVPAGARNLAGMAARRLAKEYRATGPVAIEITKQIPVAGGMAGGSADAAGALVACDRLWGTDVPRDRLAAIAAELGSDVPFALRGGTAVGTGRGNLLSPVLTRMQLHWVLGLGHEGLLTPAVFGELDRLRAAGDPPRVPGVEDMLSALASHDVHRVAAALGNDLQAAAISLQPGLRRTLQAGLQAGALGGIVSGSGPTTAFLCESAQAAADVATELAGTGTCRSVRVASGPVPGARVIG; this is translated from the coding sequence ATGAGCCGCAGCACCCAGGAGGTCCGGGTCCGGGTCCCGGCGAAGATCAACCTGCTGCTCGCGGTGGGCGATCTGCGGCCCGACGGCTACCACGACCTGGTCACCGTGTTCCACGCCGTGGACCTGTTCGACGAGCTCGTCGTGCGGCTCGCCGACCGGCACTCGGTGCGCACGGTGTCGCCGGGCAGCAAGGCGGTGGCCGGTGTGCCGGCCGGCGCCCGCAACTTGGCCGGCATGGCCGCGCGTCGGTTGGCCAAGGAGTATCGGGCGACCGGCCCGGTGGCCATCGAGATCACCAAGCAGATCCCGGTGGCCGGCGGGATGGCAGGCGGGAGTGCCGACGCCGCAGGCGCTCTCGTCGCCTGTGATCGATTGTGGGGGACCGACGTGCCGCGCGACCGGCTGGCCGCCATCGCCGCCGAGCTGGGCTCCGACGTGCCGTTCGCGCTCCGCGGCGGCACCGCGGTCGGCACCGGCCGCGGCAACCTGCTCTCCCCGGTGCTGACCCGGATGCAGCTGCACTGGGTGCTCGGGCTGGGCCACGAGGGCCTGCTCACCCCGGCGGTCTTCGGCGAGCTCGACCGGCTGCGGGCGGCCGGGGACCCGCCGCGGGTACCCGGAGTCGAGGACATGCTCTCCGCCCTCGCCTCGCACGACGTGCACCGGGTGGCCGCCGCGCTCGGCAACGACCTGCAGGCGGCGGCCATCTCGCTGCAGCCCGGTCTGCGTCGCACGCTGCAGGCCGGCCTGCAGGCCGGTGCGCTCGGCGGGATCGTCTCCGGGTCCGGTCCGACCACTGCTTTCCTCTGCGAGAGTGCCCAAGCCGCAGCGGATGTCGCCACCGAACTGGCCGGCACCGGCACCTGCCGGTCGGTGCGGGTGGCGAGCGGCCCGGTGCCCGGCGCCCGGGTGATCGGATGA
- a CDS encoding TatD family hydrolase has product MTVHEAVADRKPAPVPEPLPAQVVDAHTHLDACGCLDAADVVAAADRAAAVGVTRLVTVADDLASAHWAARAATWDPRVFAAVALHPTRADTLDDAARREIESLAGSDRVVAIGETGLDFYWDAAPHDVQREAFAWHIDLAKRTGKALMIHDRQAHEAIFDVLDGEGAPETVVFHCYSGDAEMARRCADRGWVLSFAGPVTFKNARDLAEAAAVIPGDLYMAETDAPFLTPHPHRGRRNEPYALPWTVRALAALRDVDLDTVCDQVRGTAERVYRLPQPTA; this is encoded by the coding sequence GTGACCGTGCACGAGGCGGTCGCCGACAGGAAGCCGGCGCCCGTCCCGGAACCGCTGCCCGCCCAGGTGGTGGACGCGCACACCCACCTGGACGCCTGCGGCTGTCTCGACGCGGCCGACGTGGTGGCCGCCGCTGACCGGGCCGCGGCGGTGGGGGTGACCCGGCTGGTGACCGTCGCCGACGACCTGGCCTCCGCCCACTGGGCGGCCCGGGCCGCCACCTGGGACCCGCGGGTGTTCGCGGCGGTCGCCCTGCACCCGACCCGGGCCGACACGCTCGACGACGCCGCCCGCCGGGAGATCGAGTCGCTCGCGGGCTCCGACCGGGTGGTGGCGATCGGCGAGACCGGTCTGGACTTCTACTGGGACGCGGCGCCGCACGATGTGCAGCGGGAGGCCTTCGCCTGGCACATCGACCTGGCCAAACGGACCGGCAAGGCGCTGATGATCCATGACCGGCAGGCGCACGAGGCGATCTTCGACGTGCTGGACGGCGAAGGCGCCCCGGAGACCGTGGTCTTCCACTGCTACTCGGGCGACGCGGAGATGGCCCGTCGCTGTGCCGACCGCGGGTGGGTGCTCTCCTTCGCCGGACCGGTGACGTTCAAGAACGCCCGGGACCTCGCCGAGGCGGCCGCCGTGATCCCGGGTGATCTGTACATGGCCGAGACCGATGCACCGTTCCTCACCCCGCACCCGCACCGTGGCCGACGCAACGAGCCGTACGCACTGCCGTGGACGGTCCGGGCCCTGGCAGCGCTCCGTGATGTGGATCTCGATACCGTCTGTGACCAGGTGCGGGGGACCGCGGAACGGGTGTACCGACTGCCGCAACCGACGGCCTGA
- a CDS encoding alpha/beta fold hydrolase — MYSAVHDMLIDERELRICSNGTGPPLLMLHDLGDSAAVFEQLTGPVCEARRELVALDLPGSGHSDPVPTTDLASFVEYLALALPALADGKTIDIGGHGFGGYLALSLAATLPDMFGHVVVVDPALPPRSGPAASSRMSMGMAVNGALTTLRRGKLRQNLSGLSRARSVLDQLAQADPAWWDRLATITAPTLILGHSGADTGERALLDQLAGAVPDAKRNTVAGGRRPHVADPADFAGHVLDFVAT, encoded by the coding sequence ATGTACAGCGCTGTGCACGACATGCTCATCGACGAACGCGAACTCCGGATCTGCAGCAACGGCACCGGGCCGCCGCTGCTGATGCTGCACGACCTCGGGGACTCCGCCGCCGTCTTCGAGCAGCTGACGGGCCCGGTGTGCGAGGCCCGCCGCGAACTGGTGGCGCTGGACCTGCCGGGATCGGGTCATTCCGACCCGGTCCCGACCACCGATCTGGCGTCCTTCGTCGAGTACCTGGCCCTGGCGTTGCCCGCGCTGGCCGACGGCAAGACCATCGACATCGGTGGCCACGGCTTCGGCGGCTACCTCGCTCTGTCGCTGGCCGCGACCCTGCCCGACATGTTCGGCCACGTGGTGGTCGTCGACCCGGCGCTGCCGCCGCGGTCCGGCCCGGCCGCCAGCTCGCGGATGTCGATGGGCATGGCGGTGAACGGCGCCCTGACCACCCTGCGCCGCGGCAAGCTCCGGCAGAACCTGTCCGGCCTGTCCCGCGCCCGCAGCGTGCTGGACCAGCTGGCCCAGGCCGATCCCGCCTGGTGGGACCGGCTCGCGACGATCACCGCACCCACGCTCATTCTCGGGCACAGCGGCGCGGACACCGGTGAGCGGGCGCTGCTGGACCAGCTGGCCGGGGCGGTGCCGGACGCGAAACGCAACACCGTCGCCGGGGGCCGCCGCCCGCATGTCGCCGATCCCGCCGACTTCGCCGGTCACGTGCTGGACTTCGTCGCGACCTGA
- a CDS encoding ubiquitin-like domain-containing protein, translating into MSKHRAADDDRADRPDQSWQRLLAAAEAGEPGATQLRPGGRRSRRAAEDEDSSGTVISAEPAVVAADLVAADPAAAAELAATDPAAGAVVGSGAPDPGAIEAGAADVSAVDATDEIPVPAALTSVDIEEPADATAEIPVVTDEQGEDDPTGRERAVSAVDEVRLRRGWRKPVLIGAAAALCLLTAGGGTALALRKQVTLVVDGQTTQISTYAGTVADALAAAGIDEGQHDVLAPSAGSSISDGSTIVMERARKLTLTWNGKQQDVWTTARTVDEALADLGVGDQRGRTLSLSADRSRDIPLDGMAVTATSTVRVELSVGGAAATEQVTGATTVGELLTEHGVTLGASDTVEPAVSTTLAAGMSVVVNRVVTTSVTEKKALAQPADRRVEDKNVDLGTTVVATKGSAGEESVTYRVTTVNGTETARVVTGRKVLTAPVSSLIKVGTRTPEPGTPAEAALAEKKFTYDGEQVFTHDTTFGVDWDGLAFCESTHNPKAVNAYPSAGLPTYGMFQFDIPTWESVGGSGNPMDATPSEQLMRAKLLYLQRGLEPWACRDSA; encoded by the coding sequence GTGAGCAAGCACCGCGCCGCCGACGACGACAGAGCCGACCGGCCTGATCAGTCCTGGCAGCGGCTGCTGGCCGCCGCCGAGGCCGGCGAGCCCGGCGCCACCCAGCTCCGGCCGGGCGGGCGACGCAGCCGTCGCGCCGCCGAGGACGAGGACTCCTCGGGCACCGTCATCTCTGCTGAGCCGGCCGTCGTCGCTGCCGACCTTGTTGCTGCTGACCCCGCCGCCGCTGCCGAGCTCGCGGCCACCGATCCGGCTGCCGGTGCTGTCGTCGGGTCCGGGGCTCCGGATCCGGGCGCCATCGAAGCCGGCGCCGCCGATGTCAGCGCTGTCGATGCCACCGACGAGATCCCCGTGCCCGCGGCGCTGACCTCCGTCGACATCGAGGAGCCCGCGGACGCCACCGCGGAGATCCCTGTTGTCACCGATGAGCAGGGCGAAGACGACCCGACGGGCCGCGAGCGGGCCGTGTCGGCAGTCGACGAGGTGCGGTTGCGTCGCGGATGGCGCAAGCCGGTGCTGATCGGCGCAGCCGCGGCGCTGTGCCTGCTCACCGCGGGTGGCGGCACGGCCCTCGCGTTGCGCAAGCAGGTCACCCTGGTCGTCGACGGCCAGACCACCCAGATCTCGACCTATGCCGGCACCGTCGCCGACGCGCTGGCCGCCGCCGGCATCGACGAGGGTCAGCACGACGTGCTCGCGCCGTCCGCCGGCAGTTCCATCTCCGACGGGTCGACCATCGTGATGGAGCGGGCGCGGAAGCTGACGCTGACCTGGAACGGCAAGCAGCAGGACGTCTGGACCACCGCCCGGACCGTCGACGAGGCGCTCGCCGATCTCGGCGTCGGCGACCAGCGTGGCCGGACCCTGTCACTGTCGGCGGACCGCTCGCGGGACATCCCACTGGACGGCATGGCGGTCACCGCGACCAGCACCGTCCGGGTGGAACTGTCGGTCGGCGGTGCGGCGGCCACCGAGCAGGTCACCGGTGCGACCACCGTCGGCGAGCTGCTCACCGAGCACGGCGTGACGCTGGGCGCCTCGGACACCGTCGAGCCGGCCGTGTCGACCACACTGGCCGCCGGGATGTCGGTCGTGGTCAACCGGGTCGTCACCACCTCGGTGACCGAGAAGAAGGCGCTGGCCCAACCGGCCGACCGCCGCGTCGAGGACAAGAACGTCGATCTGGGGACCACCGTCGTCGCCACCAAGGGCAGCGCGGGCGAGGAATCCGTCACCTATCGCGTCACCACGGTCAACGGCACCGAGACCGCGCGGGTGGTCACCGGCCGGAAGGTGCTCACCGCGCCGGTGTCCTCGCTGATCAAGGTCGGCACCCGCACCCCCGAGCCGGGCACCCCCGCCGAGGCGGCATTGGCCGAGAAGAAGTTCACCTACGACGGCGAGCAGGTCTTCACCCACGACACCACCTTCGGCGTCGACTGGGACGGGCTGGCCTTCTGCGAGTCCACCCACAACCCGAAGGCCGTCAACGCCTATCCGTCGGCCGGCCTGCCCACCTACGGCATGTTCCAGTTCGACATCCCCACCTGGGAGTCCGTCGGCGGGTCCGGCAACCCGATGGACGCCACTCCCTCCGAGCAGTTGATGCGGGCCAAGCTCCTCTACCTGCAGCGCGGCCTCGAGCCCTGGGCCTGCCGCGACTCCGCCTGA
- the metG gene encoding methionine--tRNA ligase, whose protein sequence is MSSVLTAVAWPYANGPRHIGHVSGFGVPSDVFSRYQRMAGNDVLMVSGTDEHGTPILVQADQEGVSARELADRYNRVIVGDLQGLGLSYDLFTRTTTRNHYAVVQELFRTVHRNGYLVPRTTMSAISPSTGRTLPDRYIEGTCPICGYTAARGDQCDNCGNQLDPVDLIEPRSRINGETPKFVESEHFFLDLPALAGALGDWLRTRNDWRPNVLKFSLNLLDDLRPRAMTRDIDWGIPVPLDGWRERGDKKLYVWFDAVIGYLSASIEWARRFGKDADQWQKWWSSDSGAAQYYFMGKDNITFHSQIWPAELLGYDGLGERGGAPGTFGGLQLPTEVVSSEFLTMSGSKFSTSRKTVIYVGDFLKAYGPDALRYFIAAAGPENQDADFTWEEFVRRTNFELANEWGNLVNRSISMAHKNFGEIPQRGALQDVDAELLAAAGKGFDTVGDLLARSRFRAASGEAMRVAALANKYLSETEPWKLGADKERQGTVLHTALQVVDDVKTMLTPFLPHSSQSVFAALGGEGVWAAQPEIHEVTDFDDDVEGVGVPPVRDYPVLTGDYAAEQARWVRTEITSGRRLQKPSPLFTKLDPGLGETGPDWAPIA, encoded by the coding sequence ATGAGTTCCGTCCTGACCGCGGTGGCCTGGCCCTACGCCAACGGCCCCCGCCACATCGGCCACGTGTCCGGCTTCGGCGTCCCCTCCGACGTCTTCTCCCGCTACCAGCGGATGGCCGGCAACGACGTGCTGATGGTGTCCGGGACCGACGAGCACGGCACGCCGATCCTGGTGCAGGCCGACCAGGAGGGGGTGTCGGCACGCGAGCTCGCCGACCGCTACAACCGGGTCATCGTCGGCGACCTGCAGGGGCTCGGCCTGTCCTACGACCTCTTCACCCGGACCACCACCCGCAACCACTACGCGGTGGTGCAGGAACTGTTCCGCACGGTGCACCGCAACGGGTATCTGGTGCCGCGCACCACCATGTCGGCGATCTCGCCGTCCACCGGCCGCACCCTGCCCGACCGCTACATCGAAGGCACCTGCCCCATCTGCGGGTACACCGCGGCCCGCGGCGACCAGTGCGACAACTGCGGCAACCAGCTGGATCCCGTCGACCTGATCGAGCCGCGCTCGCGGATCAACGGCGAGACACCGAAGTTCGTCGAGTCCGAGCACTTCTTCCTGGACCTGCCGGCCCTGGCGGGGGCGCTCGGCGACTGGCTGCGCACCCGGAACGACTGGCGCCCCAACGTGCTCAAGTTCTCGCTGAACCTGCTCGACGACCTCCGCCCGCGGGCGATGACCCGCGACATCGACTGGGGTATCCCGGTTCCCCTGGACGGCTGGCGCGAGCGCGGCGACAAGAAGCTGTACGTCTGGTTCGACGCGGTGATCGGCTACCTGTCCGCGAGCATCGAGTGGGCGCGCCGCTTCGGCAAGGACGCCGACCAGTGGCAGAAGTGGTGGAGCTCGGACTCCGGCGCCGCCCAGTACTACTTCATGGGCAAGGACAACATCACCTTCCACTCGCAGATCTGGCCGGCCGAGCTGCTCGGCTACGACGGCCTGGGCGAGCGCGGCGGTGCCCCGGGCACCTTCGGCGGGCTGCAGCTGCCCACCGAGGTGGTCTCCAGCGAGTTCCTCACCATGAGCGGGTCGAAGTTCTCCACCTCCCGGAAGACGGTCATCTACGTCGGTGACTTCCTGAAGGCCTACGGTCCGGACGCGCTGCGCTACTTCATCGCAGCCGCCGGCCCGGAGAACCAGGACGCCGACTTCACCTGGGAGGAGTTCGTGCGGCGCACCAACTTCGAGCTGGCCAACGAGTGGGGCAACCTGGTCAACCGCTCGATCTCCATGGCGCACAAGAACTTCGGTGAGATCCCGCAGCGCGGTGCCCTGCAGGACGTGGACGCCGAGCTGCTGGCGGCCGCCGGGAAGGGCTTCGACACCGTCGGGGACCTGTTGGCGCGCAGTCGGTTCCGGGCCGCCTCCGGTGAGGCGATGCGGGTGGCGGCGCTGGCGAACAAGTACCTGTCGGAGACCGAGCCGTGGAAGCTGGGGGCTGACAAGGAGCGGCAGGGCACCGTGCTGCACACGGCGCTGCAGGTGGTCGACGACGTCAAGACCATGCTGACGCCTTTCCTGCCGCACTCCAGCCAGTCGGTGTTCGCCGCGCTCGGCGGCGAAGGTGTGTGGGCGGCGCAGCCGGAGATCCACGAGGTCACCGACTTCGACGACGACGTCGAGGGTGTCGGCGTGCCGCCAGTGCGCGACTACCCGGTGCTGACCGGTGATTACGCCGCCGAGCAGGCGCGGTGGGTGCGGACGGAGATCACCAGCGGACGCCGACTGCAGAAGCCGAGCCCGCTGTTCACCAAGCTCGACCCGGGGCTGGGCGAGACCGGCCCGGACTGGGCGCCGATCGCGTGA
- a CDS encoding ubiquitin-like domain-containing protein, with amino-acid sequence MTTFFDRFAPARGTESDTGADSTAFDSAAAAETLRAVPLLPFQADRSASSAAAAEDAVPAAAVTAPVDERETDEEAPTTAPVVAVVDTPAETAADNVAETGTAPPPPASGTPIAVDRPGRRRGRRVALVAAAVLVAGLTVGGGTVAAMTKTVTVTVDGEQRQVTTLAGSVSGALEAAGLQVGEHDTLAPGLGTDISDGSSVVIQRGREFTLTVDGTPQTVWTTARTVDEALAELGENPADYQLSADRSREIPLTGLGVSAKTLNDVSVTTPAGKKISVSTTATTVKDLLAEQKIPVGKNDRLSVPATTPLTDGVAVTIRTLPTVVVADGSKPGAASATEAKTVGDLLKAQGITLGKDDTVTPALTTPLAEGLKISITRIGYTVEVRSVATAQPADQTVEDDTIDQGVTQVDQQGRGGVVEVTLRTKVVNGKPGTPTEVSRKTVTEALPTITRVGTKVPPPPAPDPAPAADPAPAADPAPSAAADPAAAAADPAAYYADPAHWSTDWDAIAHCESTGNWSINTGNGYYGGLQFDYGTWQGAGGGVYAERADLATKAQQIAIAEKVYADRGLQPWACGYAAG; translated from the coding sequence TTGACCACCTTCTTCGACCGTTTCGCGCCTGCCCGCGGGACCGAATCGGACACCGGTGCCGATTCCACCGCCTTCGACAGTGCTGCTGCCGCGGAAACGCTCCGGGCCGTCCCCCTGCTGCCGTTCCAGGCCGACCGTTCCGCATCCTCCGCCGCCGCGGCCGAGGATGCCGTGCCCGCTGCCGCCGTGACCGCCCCGGTGGATGAGCGCGAGACCGACGAAGAAGCCCCCACCACCGCGCCCGTGGTCGCCGTCGTGGACACCCCTGCGGAGACCGCAGCGGACAACGTTGCCGAGACCGGCACCGCCCCGCCGCCGCCGGCGTCCGGCACCCCGATCGCTGTGGACCGCCCGGGACGCCGCCGCGGTCGCCGGGTCGCCCTGGTCGCCGCCGCCGTGTTGGTGGCAGGACTGACCGTCGGCGGCGGCACCGTCGCCGCCATGACCAAGACCGTCACCGTCACCGTCGACGGCGAGCAGCGTCAGGTCACCACGCTGGCCGGCTCCGTGTCCGGTGCGCTGGAGGCCGCCGGGCTGCAGGTCGGCGAGCACGACACGCTGGCTCCGGGTCTGGGCACCGACATCTCGGACGGTTCCTCGGTGGTGATCCAGCGCGGCCGCGAGTTCACCCTGACCGTCGACGGCACCCCGCAGACCGTGTGGACCACCGCCCGGACGGTCGACGAGGCGCTGGCCGAGCTGGGCGAGAACCCGGCCGACTACCAGCTGTCCGCGGATCGCTCGCGGGAGATCCCGCTGACCGGCCTCGGGGTGAGCGCGAAGACCCTCAACGACGTCAGCGTCACCACGCCGGCCGGCAAGAAGATCTCGGTGAGCACCACCGCCACCACCGTCAAGGACCTGCTGGCCGAGCAGAAGATCCCGGTCGGCAAGAACGACCGGCTCTCGGTGCCGGCGACCACCCCGCTGACCGACGGCGTCGCAGTCACCATCCGGACGCTGCCGACGGTCGTGGTGGCCGACGGGTCGAAGCCGGGAGCCGCGTCCGCCACCGAGGCGAAGACCGTCGGTGACCTGCTCAAGGCGCAGGGCATCACGCTGGGCAAGGACGACACCGTCACCCCGGCACTGACCACCCCGCTCGCCGAGGGTCTCAAGATCAGCATCACCCGCATCGGCTACACGGTGGAGGTGCGCTCCGTCGCGACCGCCCAGCCCGCCGACCAGACCGTCGAGGACGACACCATCGACCAGGGTGTCACCCAGGTCGACCAGCAGGGTCGCGGTGGCGTCGTCGAGGTGACGCTGCGGACGAAGGTGGTCAACGGGAAGCCCGGGACCCCGACCGAGGTCTCCCGCAAGACGGTGACCGAGGCGCTGCCGACGATCACCCGGGTCGGCACCAAGGTCCCGCCGCCGCCCGCCCCGGATCCGGCCCCGGCCGCCGATCCGGCTCCTGCGGCCGACCCCGCCCCGTCGGCCGCTGCTGATCCGGCTGCTGCCGCTGCGGACCCCGCCGCCTATTACGCGGACCCGGCGCACTGGAGCACCGACTGGGATGCCATCGCGCATTGCGAATCGACCGGCAACTGGTCCATCAACACCGGCAACGGCTATTACGGCGGTCTGCAGTTCGACTACGGCACCTGGCAGGGCGCCGGTGGCGGTGTGTACGCCGAGCGGGCCGACCTCGCCACCAAGGCCCAGCAGATCGCGATCGCCGAGAAGGTCTACGCCGACCGGGGTCTCCAGCCCTGGGCGTGTGGGTACGCCGCCGGCTGA
- the rsmA gene encoding 16S rRNA (adenine(1518)-N(6)/adenine(1519)-N(6))-dimethyltransferase RsmA — protein MSDEQTAAAGTGPSPLTLLGAAEIRRLAAELDLRPTKTLGQNFVHDANTVRRIADAAGIGPGDHVLEVGPGLGSLTLALLERAGRVTAVEIDPRLAGLLPRTVAEHAPDRAADLTVIEADALRVARADIDGEPVALVANLPYNVAVPVLLHLLAELPSLRTVLVMVQAEVADRLAAPPGSRTYGAPSAKAAWYGRTKRAGAVGRSVFWPVPGVDSALVSLHRHDVPMGGERAAVFAVIDGAFAQRRKTLRSALSGWAGSAPRAEAVLRTAGVDPSLRGEMLDIGAFVAIAAAADEVPGDADPADDPAGSAG, from the coding sequence GTGAGCGACGAGCAGACCGCGGCGGCCGGGACCGGTCCGTCGCCGCTGACCCTGCTCGGCGCCGCGGAGATCCGCCGGCTCGCCGCCGAGCTGGATCTGCGCCCGACCAAGACCCTCGGGCAGAACTTCGTGCACGACGCCAACACGGTGCGGCGGATCGCCGATGCCGCGGGCATCGGTCCGGGCGACCATGTGCTCGAGGTCGGGCCGGGACTCGGCTCGCTGACCCTGGCCCTGCTGGAGCGGGCCGGCCGGGTCACCGCCGTCGAGATCGACCCGCGGCTGGCCGGGTTGCTGCCCCGCACCGTCGCCGAGCACGCACCGGACCGGGCGGCCGACCTCACCGTGATCGAGGCCGACGCACTGCGGGTGGCGCGCGCCGACATCGACGGGGAGCCGGTCGCCCTGGTCGCGAACCTCCCGTACAACGTCGCCGTGCCGGTGCTGCTGCACCTGCTCGCCGAACTGCCGTCGCTGCGCACCGTGCTGGTGATGGTGCAGGCCGAGGTCGCCGACCGGCTGGCCGCCCCGCCCGGATCCCGGACCTACGGTGCGCCGAGTGCGAAGGCCGCCTGGTACGGGCGCACGAAACGCGCCGGGGCCGTGGGCCGGTCGGTGTTCTGGCCGGTGCCCGGTGTGGACTCGGCGCTGGTGTCGCTGCACCGGCACGACGTCCCGATGGGCGGGGAGCGTGCGGCTGTCTTCGCGGTGATCGACGGTGCCTTCGCCCAGCGCCGGAAGACGTTGCGCTCCGCCCTGTCCGGTTGGGCCGGGTCGGCGCCGCGGGCCGAGGCGGTGCTCCGGACGGCCGGTGTCGACCCGTCGCTGCGCGGCGAGATGCTCGACATCGGAGCGTTTGTCGCCATTGCCGCGGCTGCGGACGAGGTCCCCGGGGACGCCGATCCCGCTGACGACCCCGCGGGCTCCGCCGGATGA